Within Williamwhitmania sp., the genomic segment GCATGATCTTAAGTCACAGATTACGAGCGCCTATTTTGCTGTGCTTCTTGCCAACGCCAGTCTTCAACAGCAAGAGAGCCTTGCTAAAGTGCTACAAAAGCGCTTAGGTGATGTAAATGCTGGGATTGTGAGTGGCACTCTAATGAAATCGTCACAATCAATAATTAAAGTTCAGCTAATACAGGTGAAACAACAGATTGATGAGATTAACTCCGCAAAGAGTTATGCGATGCAAGTTCTCTCACTTCTTTCCGGCGTAGCTATTTCGGATAGCGCAAAATTCTCTTTTCCTGACACAATTCCTGCCTACAACGGTTCTATGCCAGAACTGAACGCAATCGATGCTCAGATTAACCAGCAAAATGCATTAGAAGAGCTTACCAAAGTTAATCGTCGACCCCAACTTGCAGCATTTGGTCAGGCCGGTTATGGGAAACCTGGTCTCAATATGCTTGGAACTTCGTGGGACACGTACTATCTTGTTGGGGCCAAATTATCATGGAACATTTGGGATTGGAATAAGACAAAGCACGACAGGCAAGTGATTAGACTTACGCAAAGTCAACTGCAAGACCAGAAAAGTGCCGTTACGACCAATATGACCCTAAAAATTGATCAGCAGAATCTAATTATTCAAAAACTTACTAATCAGCTCGAAAGCGACCAGCAAATAGTGAATCTCCGAAGTCAAATATCTGGTGAAACATTGGCGGCTCTAAAAACCGATACCGCAAGGGAAAGCGACTATGTTTCCGATCTCAACAATGAATATCAAGCACGCTTGGAGATGGAAAAACATAGGTTGCAGCTGCAGCAAGCAAAGGTGCTC encodes:
- a CDS encoding TolC family protein — encoded protein: MKRIFTGLMLLMSIAGTAQETNLWVLLQKSQENYPLAANGALIDSITRLKEQNSQIMWYPHVNLVGQSTYQSAVTKLAMPAQFQAIEPNLSKDQHKIYLDISQMLYDGGAASSQRMLAEANGASQQAQQKLNMHDLKSQITSAYFAVLLANASLQQQESLAKVLQKRLGDVNAGIVSGTLMKSSQSIIKVQLIQVKQQIDEINSAKSYAMQVLSLLSGVAISDSAKFSFPDTIPAYNGSMPELNAIDAQINQQNALEELTKVNRRPQLAAFGQAGYGKPGLNMLGTSWDTYYLVGAKLSWNIWDWNKTKHDRQVIRLTQSQLQDQKSAVTTNMTLKIDQQNLIIQKLTNQLESDQQIVNLRSQISGETLAALKTDTARESDYVSDLNNEYQARLEMEKHRLQLQQAKVLKVIISGF